A single window of Zea mays cultivar B73 chromosome 10, Zm-B73-REFERENCE-NAM-5.0, whole genome shotgun sequence DNA harbors:
- the LOC103641393 gene encoding probable serine/threonine-protein phosphatase 2A regulatory subunit B'' subunit TON2 → MSTASGDGADAGGDGAAASAPAGRRIPPASSMPWVRNLRRFVGTGAGLGSEALMELETKRILLEIFKERQRKSAEAGSIPSFYKKKPEEGSISSRVQRLAKYRFLKKQSELLLNADDLDAMWVCLRENCVIDDATGAEKMNYEDFCHIATVCTEQIGQKCKRFFSPSNFMKFEKDDSGRIAILPFYLYVMRTVSLTQARIDMSELDEDSDGFLQPHEMEAYIRGLIPNLAQLRDMPTAFVQMYCRIAARKFFFFCDPHRRGKACIKKVLLSNCLQELMELHQESEEEVTDTEQAENWFSLTSAQRICDMFLALDKDTNGTLSKQELKEYADGTLTEIFIERVFDEHVRRSKVGGGNSREMDFESFLDFVLALENKDTPEGLTYLFRCLDLNGRGFLTTADIHTLFRDVHQKWIEGGNYELCIEDVRDEIWDMVKPADPLRISLSDLLSCKQGGTVASMLIDVRGFWAHDNRENLLQEEEEQVEEA, encoded by the exons ATGAGCACCGCCTCTGGCGACGGCGCGGACGCAGGCGGCGACGGGGCCGCCGCATCGGCGCCCGCCGGGAGGCGGATCCCGCCCGCCTCGTCCATGCCGTGGGTCCGCAATCTCCGCCGCTTCGTCGGCACGGGCGCCGGCCTCGGATCGGAGGCCCTCATGG AACTGGAGACTAAAAGGATATTGCTTGAGATTTTCAAGGAGCGGCAGCGGAAGAGTGCCGAGGCTGGTTCCATCCCAAGTTTTTACAAGAAG AAACCTGAAGAAGGATCCATTAGCTCTAGAGTTCAAAGGTTGGCCAAGTACAGGTTTCTAAAG AAACAATCAGAGCTTCTGCTGAATGCTGATGATCTTGATGCCATGTGGGTTTGTCTCAGAGAAAATTGTGTTATTGATGATGCTACTGGTGCTGAAAAG ATGAATTATGAAGATTTCTGCCATATCGCCACAGTCTGCACGGAGCAGATTGGTCAGAAATGCAAACGATTTTTCAGCCCTTCAAACTTCATGAAGTTTGAGAAGGATGATTCTGGGAGGATTGCTATCCTACCATTTTATCTTTATGTCATGCGAACA GTTTCTCTTACTCAAGCAAGAATTGATATGAGTGAGCTTGATGAGGATTCTGATGGTTTCCTTCAGCCTCAT GAAATGGAAGCATATATTAGAGGACTCATCCCCAATTTGGCGCAATTGCGCGATATGCCCACTGCATTTGTTCAGATGTACTGCCGCATAGCTGCACGCAAGTTCTTTTTCTTCTGTGATCCACACAGACGGG GGAAAGCATGCATAAAGAAAGTGTTGCTGAGCAATTGTCTTCAGGAGCTAATGGAACTACATCAG GAGAGTGAGGAAGAGGTAACCGATACCGAGCAGGCAGAAAACTGGTTTTCCTTAACTTCAGCTCAGCGCATATGTG ACATGTTTCTTGCACTAGATAAGGATACGAACGGTACACTGAGCAAACAAGAGCTCAAGGAATATGCAGATGGCACGTTGACTGAGATTTTCATTGAAAGAG TTTTCGATGAGCATGTTCGCCGGAGCAAAGTTGGAGGTGGAAACAGTCGTGAGATGGACTTTGAAAGCTTTCTTGATTTTGTTTTGGCTCTAGAAAACAAAGATACCCCTGAAGGCTTGACATATTTATTTAGGTGCCTTGATCTCAATGGAAGGGGTTTCCTTACAACTGCAGATATTCATACTCTATTTAG AGACGTACACCAGAAATGGATTGAGGGAGGGAACTATGAGCTTTGCATAGAAGACGTGAGGGATGAAATCTGGGACATGGTGAAACCCGCAGATCCTCTCAGGATCTCGCTATCAGACCTTCTTTCTTGCAAGCAAGGTGGGACTGTCGCCAGCATGCTTATAGATGTGCGTGGCTTCTGGGCCCACGACAACAGGGAGAACCTTCTCCAGGAAGAGGAAGAGCAAGTGGAAGAGGCATGA